In Verrucomicrobiia bacterium, the following proteins share a genomic window:
- a CDS encoding CotH kinase family protein has product MRTSPAISFFLGLLLSQWLLPAETATRSDRPGDKSSASVQIEPPSGYQNSPFSITLSSPVPRVAILFTTNGTDPDLKSGIRYQHPISIKGTTIIQAAGFLDGAIVGRATARTYLFIPDILRQRGDQFPANWGTNGGRAVPASYAIAEDTAQEPASRSAFVEGIKSLPTLSLIADPEKLFGGGHGIYSHPMERGSAWECSAAVEMVDSNGDSGFNTICGLRIHGASSRSPEESPKHSFRLRFRRRYGLGELNFPLFGKEKPAEFDTLILRAGNNNSWLHSDGTERQRADYLRDQWMRDTLRAMGYPAPRGAFVHLYLNGLYWGVYNLCESPGPGFEEKGKAGYDFRKGAKTKSGDASAWETVLELANSGLTDERNYQSITNQVDLAQFADFMILNFYAGNTDWDRSANWYAVRPRAPAGKFRFFVWDAERSLEDLHANTLGFDDDESPARLFQRLSENDNFRRLFAERVRQWLLGDGVLAPGSAAERYRILARNVEKAMAAEAARWGNYRRRVDRYKTGPYKFYTVAGDWQPEVDRLLTQYFPQRTSIVLDQFRERGIFPVEAGLDK; this is encoded by the coding sequence GTGCGTACAAGCCCGGCCATTTCCTTTTTTCTTGGGCTGCTCTTGAGCCAATGGCTGCTTCCAGCAGAAACCGCGACGAGATCGGATCGGCCTGGCGACAAATCAAGTGCCTCGGTTCAGATTGAGCCCCCAAGTGGCTACCAGAATTCACCCTTTTCAATTACCCTCTCCAGTCCCGTTCCGCGAGTTGCAATCCTTTTCACCACAAACGGGACGGACCCCGACCTGAAAAGCGGAATTCGGTATCAGCATCCCATCTCTATTAAGGGGACCACCATCATCCAAGCCGCGGGATTCCTGGACGGGGCGATTGTTGGCCGAGCGACTGCCAGGACTTACCTGTTTATTCCGGACATTTTGCGGCAGCGCGGCGATCAATTCCCGGCCAACTGGGGCACCAATGGCGGGCGGGCTGTTCCAGCATCCTATGCCATTGCCGAGGACACCGCGCAAGAACCCGCCTCCCGAAGCGCATTTGTCGAAGGAATCAAATCGCTCCCCACACTCTCGCTTATCGCGGACCCGGAGAAGCTGTTCGGGGGCGGGCACGGGATTTACTCCCATCCGATGGAACGGGGGAGCGCGTGGGAATGTTCAGCGGCTGTCGAGATGGTGGATTCTAACGGCGACTCCGGGTTCAATACCATTTGCGGTTTGCGAATCCACGGCGCATCGAGCCGCAGCCCGGAAGAATCTCCCAAACACTCCTTTCGGTTGCGCTTCAGGCGCCGTTACGGATTGGGCGAGCTAAACTTTCCTCTTTTTGGAAAGGAAAAACCGGCTGAGTTCGACACCCTCATTCTCCGGGCTGGCAACAATAACTCATGGCTGCACAGCGACGGGACCGAGCGGCAACGGGCCGATTATCTCCGCGACCAATGGATGCGCGACACACTGCGGGCGATGGGCTATCCAGCGCCCCGCGGCGCGTTCGTTCATCTTTACCTCAACGGGCTGTATTGGGGCGTGTACAATCTCTGCGAATCACCCGGGCCTGGCTTTGAAGAAAAAGGAAAGGCCGGCTATGATTTTCGAAAAGGAGCCAAAACCAAAAGCGGCGATGCCTCCGCCTGGGAAACGGTGCTTGAGCTTGCCAATTCCGGTTTAACCGATGAGCGCAATTACCAATCGATCACAAACCAGGTCGATCTGGCCCAATTCGCTGATTTCATGATACTTAATTTTTATGCCGGCAACACCGATTGGGACCGCTCTGCCAATTGGTACGCCGTCCGGCCCCGCGCGCCCGCGGGCAAGTTCCGTTTTTTTGTTTGGGACGCCGAGCGGTCTCTCGAAGATTTGCATGCCAATACCTTGGGTTTCGATGATGACGAAAGCCCGGCGCGCCTTTTCCAGCGGTTATCAGAAAACGACAATTTCCGCCGTCTATTCGCAGAGCGGGTGCGTCAATGGCTGCTTGGCGATGGCGTTCTGGCGCCGGGGTCGGCGGCTGAACGCTATCGAATCCTGGCGAGAAACGTTGAGAAAGCCATGGCTGCCGAAGCGGCGCGTTGGGGCAATTATCGTCGGAGGGTTGACCGTTATAAGACCGGCCCGTATAAATTCTATACGGTGGCCGGCGACTGGCAGCCGGAAGTCGATCGGCTCCTGACGCAATACTTTCCCCAAAGGACTAGCATCGTTCTCGACCAATTCAGAGAGCGGGGGATCTTTCCAGTTGAAGCAGGTTTGGACAAGTGA
- the lexA gene encoding transcriptional repressor LexA, producing MRALTNKQRQILEFIQRKQDSERLTPTLREIAAHFRFRSPNAALAHVQALLVKGALKNLPGRARSLQVVNPHGPKDQPRPRVVSIPIYGSIPAGLPQDAAQEEEGCVLIDVNTLGIKPSARTFGLKVHGDSMIGKNIVDGDIAIIEHGVQPRPGDVVAALIDGQVTLKTFLMQRGKPYLRAENPRYPNLMPREELQIQGVMMALVRRRK from the coding sequence ATGAGAGCTCTCACCAATAAGCAAAGACAGATTCTGGAATTTATTCAGCGAAAGCAGGATTCGGAACGGCTTACGCCCACCCTGCGCGAGATTGCCGCGCATTTCCGCTTTCGCAGTCCCAATGCGGCGCTGGCGCACGTTCAGGCCCTGCTGGTCAAAGGGGCGCTGAAAAATCTGCCCGGGCGCGCCCGCTCGCTGCAAGTGGTGAACCCGCATGGCCCCAAGGACCAGCCTCGGCCCCGAGTGGTATCCATTCCCATCTATGGCTCGATCCCCGCCGGCCTGCCTCAGGATGCCGCCCAGGAGGAAGAGGGCTGTGTGCTAATCGACGTAAACACTTTAGGGATTAAACCGAGCGCCCGAACCTTCGGCCTGAAGGTCCACGGCGATTCGATGATCGGCAAAAATATTGTCGATGGCGACATCGCCATTATCGAGCATGGGGTGCAGCCGCGTCCGGGCGACGTGGTGGCCGCTCTAATCGATGGGCAGGTTACGCTAAAAACGTTCCTCATGCAGCGAGGCAAACCCTATTTACGGGCGGAGAATCCTCGCTACCCAAACCTGATGCCCCGAGAGGAATTGCAGATTCAGGGGGTGATGATGGCGCTGGTGCGCAGGCGCAAATAA
- the dinB gene encoding DNA polymerase IV, protein MTPCRSIVHLDADAFFASVEQASDRRLRGKPIAVGGEKRGIIASASYEARQFGIYTPMPTALARRLCPKLVLLPGDFEKYELFSRLMFSYAYDFTPDVEVGSIDEGYIDLTATRKPAVSIAQTIRGAICQALRLSVSEGIAGNKLVSQIASKLKKPSAFEFVPNGGEAQFLSPLASQWLPGVGPKTSIQLTAAGLAHIGQIAQTPIDLLNLLVGSQAPQLRRFARGIDERPVISMRPAAKSYGEQETFAADTTDEEFLDATLRRMADKLMAKVREDGKSIRTVTVKVRYNDMDEEQASESLIEPTALETEIYGMISGLLRRAWRRRVSLRLVSLKLANVYDGRFGEELVLDGSARQHMARQRLAGTLDELRQKYGRGVVLRGHDFILKVAQASSPAGLGGVSPHKNQAKRLETRRRDTCAGVNRPETTPRTSFSPGPELRFRVELKSAANAMPHLGYSIRHHAPRATQRSCIPLNIHSYYSFLDSTLSIRAIVELAKRHELPAIALTDKNNLHGAVEFAQAAAEAGIKPIIGAELNWRGHRVCLYVQNQTGYRNLCRILSRAGSAPASDFAPHTDGLLAVSANPALASLFPGRFYLEINSLEAFESVSLLALPCVASLPIHYELPADRWKYDIVQSIRTLTLLRQQHPEKRLDGDYHFRPDAEMQKRFGAHPELLAHSFEIAERCSFEFSLGKPQFPSYSPDGSAPAAFLRRLALDGLERRYPDNHAALRPQLEEELAIIMDVGYEEYFLVMWDILQECHRRGIEWITRGSAADSLACYCLEISGVCPIRFDLYFRRFLNKERMALNKLPDIDVDFPHDRKDDVIDLIFEKYGPGHTAVVGGFSTFQSRSAFAEVAKVLGVSEHQVRRLTERLPHFSRAGELVETVASTLECRDLPLDQEPYSTALRMAQFLDGFPRYPKMHPCGLVLSRQAIDEITPCFISAKGYPATHFDMDSVEAVGLVKMDILAQGGLAVMRDVMGNCRERTHGTQRSESGTERPLPSHVPQISCDPQTSRTPIEQTSASPSDSLRSLRSFGAPIPISALPSTSGPFDDPKVWSLIASGNARAVHHIESPAMISLCRICNVRDIDTLIAIVSVIRPGAANESKKMEFARRYQGLSAAHYPHPSLEPCLRSTYGLVVYEEHILQICEAFAGLPPGRADILRRALAKDKTELIAQIQIEFANCARRLGRAEAEIAEVWDLVAGFRGYAFCKAHSTAYGVEAYQSAWLKRYYPAEFMAAVLTNGKGFYDALVYILECHRLRIPLLPPSINEPGPQFTVTHPPRPRFCDGFEDEDENQNQNDGRGRGKTRSTKKIRVPVLQVKGLTTCTKEAILRERALGKFSSLADFLARVQPLPEEMEALIRVGAFDEFGQSRTAQYWQFRTNVARNLATATPARAHSQNTPRNAIARLPRHHQPWLLPPGDIDRLPSVPLAEPGRLECLRAEEELLGYPVSGHPLELFPDIAWETYCPVNRLGNHLGEQIVTCGLVIEQRLFHQVTGEPMKFLTLADWTGVVETELFARTYRSYGLSTIRYRVLEITATVEPFENGRGYTLRVLRAGQPRIKKK, encoded by the coding sequence ATGACTCCGTGTCGGTCCATCGTGCATTTGGATGCCGATGCCTTTTTTGCCTCAGTCGAGCAGGCATCCGACCGGCGGCTGCGGGGCAAACCCATAGCCGTCGGCGGAGAAAAACGCGGCATCATTGCCTCGGCTTCGTATGAGGCGCGCCAGTTCGGCATTTACACGCCCATGCCTACTGCCCTGGCGCGCCGGCTGTGTCCCAAACTGGTGTTGTTGCCCGGCGACTTCGAGAAATATGAGCTCTTTTCGCGCCTGATGTTTTCGTATGCCTACGATTTCACGCCGGATGTCGAGGTGGGCTCGATTGACGAGGGTTACATCGACCTGACCGCCACCCGCAAGCCGGCGGTGAGCATCGCCCAAACAATTCGCGGTGCGATTTGCCAGGCGCTGAGGCTCTCGGTCAGTGAAGGCATCGCCGGCAACAAACTCGTCAGCCAGATTGCTTCCAAGCTCAAGAAGCCCTCCGCCTTTGAGTTTGTGCCGAATGGAGGGGAGGCGCAGTTCCTGTCGCCCCTGGCCAGCCAGTGGCTGCCTGGGGTCGGGCCGAAGACCTCGATTCAACTCACCGCGGCCGGCCTGGCGCACATTGGCCAGATTGCGCAAACGCCCATCGACCTGCTAAACCTGCTGGTTGGCAGTCAGGCCCCGCAGTTGCGCCGATTCGCCCGGGGCATCGATGAACGGCCAGTCATCTCGATGCGCCCCGCAGCCAAATCTTACGGCGAGCAGGAGACATTCGCGGCCGATACGACCGATGAAGAGTTCCTGGACGCTACCTTGCGGCGGATGGCCGATAAGCTCATGGCCAAAGTACGCGAGGACGGCAAAAGCATCCGCACAGTAACGGTGAAAGTCCGTTACAATGACATGGATGAAGAGCAAGCGAGCGAAAGCCTCATCGAACCCACCGCCCTGGAAACTGAAATTTATGGAATGATTTCGGGTCTGCTTCGCAGGGCCTGGCGCCGGCGGGTCAGCCTCCGGCTTGTCTCGCTCAAACTGGCTAATGTTTATGATGGCCGCTTCGGCGAGGAGTTGGTTTTGGACGGTTCCGCCCGCCAACACATGGCCCGGCAACGCCTGGCCGGCACCTTGGACGAGTTGCGCCAAAAATATGGCCGTGGCGTGGTCCTGCGCGGTCACGATTTTATTCTTAAAGTAGCGCAGGCATCCTCGCCGGCGGGTTTGGGCGGCGTCTCGCCGCACAAAAACCAGGCGAAACGCCTGGAAACCCGCAGGCGAGACACCTGCGCGGGTGTCAATCGCCCTGAGACAACGCCGCGAACGAGCTTTTCTCCCGGGCCGGAGCTCCGGTTTCGCGTGGAATTGAAATCTGCGGCTAATGCCATGCCTCATCTCGGATACAGTATCCGCCATCACGCGCCCCGCGCCACACAGCGCTCCTGCATCCCGCTCAATATTCACAGCTACTATTCCTTTCTTGATTCGACCCTCTCCATCCGAGCCATTGTCGAGTTGGCTAAACGCCATGAACTGCCGGCCATTGCCTTAACCGACAAGAACAACCTGCACGGCGCGGTAGAATTCGCGCAGGCGGCAGCCGAGGCGGGGATCAAACCGATTATTGGGGCTGAACTCAACTGGCGCGGCCATCGCGTCTGCCTCTACGTCCAAAACCAAACCGGCTATCGCAATCTCTGCCGCATTTTAAGCCGTGCGGGGAGCGCGCCTGCCTCCGATTTTGCGCCTCACACCGATGGTCTTTTGGCCGTAAGCGCCAATCCCGCTCTGGCTTCTTTATTTCCAGGCCGTTTTTATCTCGAAATCAACAGCCTCGAAGCTTTTGAATCCGTCAGCCTTCTTGCCTTGCCCTGTGTGGCATCATTGCCAATTCATTACGAACTGCCTGCGGACCGTTGGAAATACGATATCGTGCAAAGCATCCGCACGCTGACCCTGCTGCGGCAGCAACATCCCGAAAAGCGGCTCGATGGGGATTATCATTTCCGGCCCGACGCCGAAATGCAGAAACGGTTTGGCGCGCACCCGGAACTGCTCGCACACAGCTTTGAAATCGCCGAGCGCTGTTCGTTTGAATTTTCACTCGGCAAACCGCAGTTCCCCAGCTACTCGCCGGACGGGTCCGCCCCAGCCGCTTTTCTGCGGCGTCTGGCGCTCGATGGGCTCGAGCGCCGTTACCCCGACAACCACGCCGCCCTCCGGCCGCAGCTCGAAGAGGAGTTGGCGATCATCATGGATGTCGGTTACGAAGAATATTTCCTGGTGATGTGGGATATCCTGCAGGAATGCCACCGCCGGGGCATCGAATGGATCACCCGCGGCAGCGCAGCGGACTCGCTTGCCTGCTATTGTCTTGAGATCAGCGGTGTATGTCCCATTCGGTTCGATCTCTATTTCCGCCGCTTCCTCAATAAAGAGCGGATGGCGCTGAACAAGCTGCCGGATATCGATGTCGATTTCCCGCACGACCGCAAAGATGATGTAATCGATTTAATCTTCGAAAAATATGGTCCGGGGCACACAGCGGTGGTTGGCGGGTTCTCGACCTTTCAATCCCGGAGCGCCTTTGCGGAGGTGGCGAAGGTCCTGGGTGTTTCCGAGCATCAGGTGCGCCGATTGACCGAGCGGCTGCCCCATTTCTCGAGGGCCGGCGAGCTGGTTGAAACCGTTGCCAGCACGCTCGAATGCCGCGATTTGCCCCTTGACCAGGAGCCTTACTCGACCGCGCTGCGCATGGCCCAGTTTCTGGATGGGTTCCCCCGCTATCCAAAAATGCATCCGTGCGGCCTGGTCCTCTCGCGCCAGGCAATAGATGAAATCACTCCCTGCTTCATTTCCGCCAAAGGCTATCCTGCCACGCATTTTGATATGGATTCGGTCGAAGCGGTCGGCCTGGTTAAAATGGACATCCTGGCCCAGGGCGGCCTGGCTGTGATGCGGGATGTGATGGGAAATTGCCGCGAAAGAACGCATGGAACGCAAAGAAGCGAATCTGGAACTGAACGTCCTTTGCCATCGCATGTGCCGCAAATCTCTTGCGACCCGCAAACAAGCCGAACACCTATAGAGCAAACGAGCGCCTCACCTTCAGATTCTCTGCGTTCTTTGCGTTCTTTTGGGGCCCCAATTCCAATTTCGGCTTTGCCCTCAACCTCCGGTCCGTTTGATGATCCCAAGGTCTGGTCGCTGATTGCCAGCGGCAATGCCCGGGCCGTTCATCACATTGAAAGTCCCGCCATGATCTCCCTCTGCCGGATATGCAACGTGCGGGACATCGATACCCTCATTGCCATTGTCTCGGTTATTCGCCCCGGCGCCGCCAATGAGAGCAAGAAAATGGAGTTCGCCCGGCGTTACCAGGGTCTCAGCGCGGCGCATTACCCGCATCCATCGCTCGAACCATGCCTGCGCAGCACTTACGGACTGGTGGTCTATGAGGAGCATATCCTGCAAATCTGCGAGGCCTTTGCCGGCTTGCCACCTGGGCGGGCCGATATCCTCCGGCGGGCCCTGGCCAAAGACAAAACCGAGCTGATTGCGCAAATCCAAATCGAGTTCGCCAATTGCGCCCGGCGCCTTGGTCGCGCCGAAGCGGAGATTGCCGAAGTCTGGGACCTGGTAGCCGGCTTCCGCGGCTATGCCTTTTGCAAGGCGCACAGCACGGCCTATGGAGTCGAGGCCTATCAATCGGCCTGGCTCAAGCGGTATTACCCTGCAGAATTTATGGCCGCTGTCCTCACCAACGGCAAAGGTTTCTATGACGCGCTGGTTTACATCCTCGAATGCCATCGGTTGCGCATCCCGCTGCTGCCGCCATCCATCAATGAACCCGGCCCTCAGTTTACGGTGACGCATCCCCCTCGTCCTCGATTTTGTGATGGTTTCGAGGATGAGGACGAGAACCAGAACCAAAATGATGGGAGGGGACGCGGTAAAACACGTTCTACTAAAAAAATCCGCGTCCCCGTCCTGCAGGTCAAGGGCCTCACCACCTGCACCAAAGAAGCTATCCTCCGCGAACGGGCTCTGGGCAAGTTTTCCTCGCTGGCCGATTTCTTGGCGCGCGTCCAACCGTTGCCGGAAGAAATGGAGGCCTTGATTCGCGTGGGCGCGTTTGATGAGTTCGGCCAAAGCCGGACCGCGCAATATTGGCAATTCAGAACCAATGTGGCACGCAATCTGGCAACCGCTACGCCGGCGCGCGCCCACAGCCAGAATACGCCGCGTAACGCGATAGCGCGCCTGCCAAGGCATCACCAACCCTGGCTGTTGCCTCCCGGAGACATCGATCGCTTGCCTTCCGTTCCATTGGCCGAACCCGGGCGCCTCGAATGCCTGCGGGCTGAAGAGGAACTCCTGGGTTACCCGGTGAGCGGTCATCCGCTTGAGCTATTCCCTGACATCGCCTGGGAGACTTATTGCCCCGTCAACCGCCTGGGCAATCATCTGGGTGAACAAATCGTTACCTGTGGCCTGGTCATCGAACAGCGCCTCTTTCACCAGGTCACCGGTGAGCCGATGAAGTTCCTTACCCTGGCAGACTGGACCGGTGTGGTGGAGACCGAACTCTTTGCGCGCACTTACCGGTCCTATGGCCTGAGCACGATCCGCTATCGCGTCCTGGAAATCACCGCCACAGTCGAGCCATTCGAAAACGGGCGCGGTTATACCTTGCGCGTGCTGCGGGCGGGGCAACCGAGGATAAAGAAGAAATAG
- a CDS encoding NHL repeat-containing protein, whose amino-acid sequence MRSFVSIAALAGCILCSAFDTQGQSYAFSTLAGLAGQAGFTNGIDGHARLHEPAGIAVDSSGNIYVADTLNHTIRQLTPSANGWVVSTLAGLAGATGTNDGPGSSARFFFPYGVAVDSAGTVYVADTYNQTIRTLTSTGTNWWVNTIAGSPGARGSANGVGGAASFYYPSGLAVDNAGNLFVADTYNHTIREVSPGAGGWNVTTPVGLAGAPGSADGTNNSAQFNFPYGIAVTGVDQLYVADTYNSTIRSVTPSGNDWVVSTVAGLHGFAGSADGTNHSASFEYPFGVAVDTAGNLYVADTYNDTIREVTPIGTNWIVRTLGGAPGISGSTDEVGNLALFYQPEGLATDSSGNLFIADTYNDTIRFGQRGLVLTAIRAGNRLILSWPATATNYVLETSAVAGATALWTPATNGVVQSGNSFFLTNNPTAGAAFFRLHQQ is encoded by the coding sequence ATGAGGAGTTTCGTTTCTATCGCGGCGCTGGCGGGCTGCATTTTATGCAGCGCGTTTGATACGCAAGGACAGTCCTACGCCTTCTCGACCCTGGCCGGCCTGGCGGGACAGGCTGGCTTCACCAACGGAATAGACGGCCACGCTCGTCTTCATGAGCCCGCCGGCATCGCTGTGGATTCCTCGGGCAATATCTATGTAGCGGACACGTTGAATCATACGATCCGCCAGTTGACCCCATCGGCCAATGGGTGGGTTGTGAGCACCTTGGCCGGGTTGGCAGGCGCCACCGGCACCAATGACGGCCCGGGCAGTTCCGCGCGCTTTTTCTTTCCTTACGGTGTAGCGGTCGATAGCGCCGGCACAGTTTATGTGGCGGACACTTACAATCAGACGATCCGCACATTGACTTCAACCGGCACAAATTGGTGGGTGAACACCATCGCTGGTTCGCCAGGGGCGCGCGGGAGCGCCAATGGCGTGGGCGGCGCAGCTTCTTTCTATTATCCTTCCGGCTTGGCTGTCGATAACGCCGGGAATCTGTTTGTGGCGGATACCTACAATCACACGATTCGCGAGGTCAGCCCAGGGGCGGGAGGGTGGAATGTGACGACCCCGGTTGGTCTGGCTGGCGCGCCCGGCAGCGCTGATGGCACGAATAATTCCGCGCAATTCAATTTTCCGTATGGCATTGCGGTCACAGGGGTGGACCAGTTGTATGTAGCGGACACCTACAATTCGACTATCCGCTCTGTGACGCCCTCAGGCAATGACTGGGTCGTGAGCACTGTGGCCGGATTGCACGGGTTCGCCGGCAGCGCTGACGGCACAAACCATAGCGCCTCTTTCGAGTATCCGTTTGGCGTGGCGGTGGATACCGCAGGCAATCTTTACGTGGCGGATACATACAACGATACGATTCGCGAGGTGACGCCGATTGGGACCAATTGGATCGTCAGGACCCTGGGCGGCGCGCCCGGAATCAGCGGCAGCACCGATGAGGTCGGTAATCTGGCCCTCTTTTACCAACCCGAGGGTTTGGCCACCGATTCGAGCGGAAATCTTTTTATCGCCGACACCTATAACGACACCATCCGTTTTGGTCAGCGGGGCCTGGTTTTGACGGCCATAAGGGCGGGAAACCGGCTCATCCTTTCCTGGCCCGCCACGGCGACCAATTATGTGCTGGAAACGAGTGCTGTGGCAGGCGCTACGGCCCTTTGGACTCCGGCGACCAATGGTGTGGTCCAATCGGGGAACAGTTTTTTTCTGACGAACAATCCTACTGCTGGCGCCGCCTTTTTCAGGCTGCATCAGCAGTAG
- a CDS encoding helix-turn-helix transcriptional regulator: MSTVAAQLHQAREARRLTVEQVAEITKIRSDHLRALEKGDFNIFSAPVYIRGFVRTYSTLLKLDVPQIMASLDAELGQTQKFAEPPPLSGPPRGVLDLLMLQLSKVDWRKGIAVVGALVVVTTVLVAVAVHRHYAKIDPLRSLKPAVYHTNPKTSGETVPLPSPSKR; this comes from the coding sequence ATGTCCACTGTTGCCGCTCAACTGCACCAGGCCCGCGAAGCCAGACGCCTCACCGTCGAGCAAGTGGCGGAAATAACCAAAATCCGCTCCGACCACCTCCGGGCGCTCGAAAAAGGGGATTTTAACATCTTCTCCGCCCCGGTTTATATCCGCGGTTTCGTACGAACCTACTCGACGTTGCTGAAGCTGGACGTGCCCCAAATCATGGCCAGTCTGGATGCCGAACTGGGCCAGACCCAAAAATTTGCCGAGCCGCCACCGCTCTCGGGTCCGCCGCGGGGCGTGCTGGACCTGCTGATGCTCCAGCTTTCAAAGGTGGATTGGCGCAAGGGCATTGCAGTCGTAGGGGCCTTGGTGGTTGTTACGACTGTCCTGGTGGCGGTTGCCGTCCATCGGCACTATGCAAAAATCGATCCCCTGCGCAGTCTGAAACCGGCGGTCTATCACACTAACCCGAAGACCTCCGGCGAGACCGTGCCGCTGCCCTCGCCTTCAAAACGGTAG
- a CDS encoding NAD(P)/FAD-dependent oxidoreductase, translated as MASPYDAVVVGSGPNGLAAAIRLAQQGLRVLVLEANATIGGGSRSAELTLPGFVHDVCSAIHPLGAASPFFQTLPLDKYGLKWIQPECPLAHPLPDGQAAVLRRDVAQTAAGFGADQRRYERLFSPLERNWEDLASEFLQPLLHLPRHPLVLSRFGWNALRSATGLALTKFRTEPPRALFAGLAAHSFLPLDARASAAFGLVLGMLGHAVGWPLPQGGSQQLSNALAAHLRTLGGEILANRRVENMDELPESRAVLFDVTPRQLLRIAGARLPERYRRKLERYRYGPGVFKLDYALNGPIPWRAEACRRSGTVHVCGTLGEVVAAEQAVADGHPAERPFVLLAQPSVFDPSRAPEGKHTAWAYCHVPHNSSFDMTERVEQQIERFAPGFRQLILARRTMNCADLESRNPNLIGGDINGGAANLWQLIARPVLSSVPYRVPLRGVYLCSSSTPPGGGVHGMCGFHAAEAAVREISAHASRERIG; from the coding sequence ATGGCCAGTCCATACGATGCGGTGGTGGTAGGCTCGGGGCCAAACGGGTTGGCAGCGGCCATCCGTCTGGCTCAGCAAGGCCTGCGCGTTCTTGTCCTGGAAGCCAACGCCACCATCGGCGGCGGGAGCAGGTCCGCCGAATTGACACTCCCCGGTTTCGTTCATGATGTTTGTTCGGCTATCCATCCGCTCGGGGCAGCTTCACCTTTTTTTCAAACCCTGCCGCTCGACAAATACGGGCTGAAATGGATTCAGCCTGAATGCCCGCTGGCCCATCCGTTGCCGGACGGCCAGGCGGCTGTGTTGCGGCGAGACGTTGCGCAAACAGCAGCCGGCTTCGGCGCCGATCAGCGCCGGTACGAACGCCTCTTTTCACCACTCGAGCGCAACTGGGAAGACCTGGCTTCGGAATTCCTCCAGCCTTTGCTGCACCTGCCGCGGCATCCTCTCGTGTTGTCGCGATTCGGCTGGAATGCGCTGCGCTCCGCAACTGGCCTGGCGTTGACCAAGTTTAGAACCGAGCCGCCGCGGGCGTTGTTTGCCGGGCTGGCGGCGCATTCATTTTTGCCGCTCGATGCGAGGGCATCGGCGGCGTTCGGACTTGTCCTGGGCATGCTGGGCCACGCGGTGGGGTGGCCGCTGCCGCAGGGCGGTTCGCAGCAGCTTTCCAACGCTTTGGCCGCGCACCTGCGCACTCTCGGAGGCGAAATCCTCGCCAACCGGCGGGTGGAGAACATGGACGAGCTGCCTGAGTCGCGGGCGGTTTTGTTCGATGTGACTCCGAGACAATTGCTCCGCATCGCCGGCGCCCGCTTGCCAGAGCGTTACCGGCGAAAACTCGAACGCTACCGTTACGGCCCGGGTGTGTTCAAGCTGGACTATGCCCTAAACGGCCCCATCCCGTGGCGAGCCGAGGCGTGCAGGCGCTCCGGGACCGTTCACGTCTGCGGCACATTGGGCGAAGTTGTGGCGGCCGAGCAGGCGGTGGCGGATGGTCACCCGGCAGAACGGCCTTTCGTGTTGCTGGCGCAGCCGAGCGTATTCGATCCGTCGCGCGCGCCGGAAGGCAAACACACCGCCTGGGCCTACTGCCATGTCCCGCACAATTCCTCTTTCGATATGACCGAGCGCGTCGAACAACAGATCGAGCGGTTTGCGCCGGGGTTTCGCCAACTCATCCTGGCGCGGCGCACGATGAACTGCGCCGACCTGGAAAGCCGCAATCCAAATCTCATCGGTGGCGACATCAACGGTGGCGCGGCGAATTTATGGCAGCTCATTGCGCGCCCGGTGTTGAGTTCCGTTCCCTACCGCGTGCCGCTGCGTGGGGTTTATCTTTGTTCTTCCTCGACACCGCCCGGCGGGGGCGTTCACGGGATGTGCGGCTTCCATGCGGCTGAAGCGGCAGTTAGAGAGATTAGCGCCCATGCCTCCAGAGAGCGAATTGGGTGA